The region CGAATCCGCAGGATATGTATCATGAATACTGCAGGTGACGCGGAAAACTGAGATAAGTAGCTGATTAAGGACAATAACGTCCTACTTTCCATTGAAATCTTCGAATTTGTCCATGAATCGATTAAAAGCTTTAACTAGCTTAGTCCAATGGACTGCACTCCACCACAAGTCGGAAACATTTGCTTAAAAAATGCATGTCCGGCGCCATCTTCAATGTTGAGAGTCGTAAGGTCTACTACCCCAGCGGAACCTGCAAAGCTTTGAGATCAACATTAATCACTAATCTggggaaaagagaaaaaaaatacaacatttGTAACTTTGTTATAGCTCCCAATAGTTTCTAACAGCTCATGCAGTGGTAAGAATTCAAACCAGTCCATAGCGGGGTATATATTGACAGACCTGTTTCGAAATAAAGCATACCAACCATAACAACCAAGCTTATGAAGTATCATTGTTTCCATGAAGGAATGTCGAGATAAATGGTTTTAAATAAAGAACGCTAATAATTAGTTAATTTTAGAGTTTTCAGAGGCTGAATACACGGCATGTGGTGCACTTCATCTTAATTTGGTATTTTGAAGAAGGCGGAGTCAATTGAAGACGCCTCCTGTTGCAATTTAATATCACTGCCAAATTCCTGATTCTGCGTAAGTGGATAACTTTGAAGGAATTTTACCAATTTAAGTTATGGTTAGTGATTGCAGCtgagtgtgagggaaagccaacaaaaatataaggatttgtattcATACAAGAGAAGAGTGTGGGTAATGACATCAATTATGAGAAAACAGAAATACTCTTTCTTGGGAATCAAAATCTCAGTAGCACCTGGGAGAGAGGAAAGTAAATTAAAGTAAGCATGGCTGAACTTAAGAGGGTGGTCAAAAATGTTGGGGTCCCTTTTCACGTCACAAATGACCCTTTCCTTGGGCAGAAGCTCAATTTTGAGGaaatcatttattcattcaatgtAAGGAAAGTTAAATTATGGAGATGGAAAAAGCTTACTATTTTTATAGGCTGAGTTCAAATTGTTAAGACCTTTGTAGTTCCAATGTGCagacttatttttattattgttttttttatacaaAAACGTGTTTAAAGAAGCCAATAGCATCATATATGACTTTTACGGAAAGGCAACGACACGGTTACAACTGTCTTCTATTCTTTGTGACATAGAACATGGTGGTCTCAAGGCTCCACACTTAGAATCGATTATTAAAACTCAAAAGTTGTGCTGTAAAGAAAATCGCCAATGATCAGTtattgaaaaatgttttttatcGCATTACCTAAGCTGATTGGAAGTACCGTATTGAATTTATTAACCCTTTTACCCCtgaggggctccccattgacgagtaaaaatctataagtgtcactcttaggggGGGAAGGGTTAAGCAAGCGGCCACCTCGAAGGTCGGTCGGCTGGTTTGCCCAGCCGAAGTATAGTACacaactaaaatcaaatctacgttgtattggctcttgctcaaaatatttagcttctcacCTCAAAGGGACCACCCTGTAGGTAGGAAAGAAAAACGCCCATCCCAACCCCCaaccctccaaaaaaaaaaaaaagctgaagtGCGCAAACAAGAGGAGTGTTTCGGGTTATTATTTCTTTACTGGCGTTATTGTCTGACAGTGCATGAGAATGCCTCAAAGTTTCAACTGCAATGCCCACGTGGGCGCAAAGTTTACTTCAGTCGCAAAATCTCCCGTCCATCTGCTTTGGTACATCTTCTGTTCTTATTTGTTATATTGTTGCAAAAGAACCTTACTACTTTGTGCAAatggtgaaaatttaataagcgcacagcctcgaataagcgcccacccTCAAGGTCCAAAAATTCATTACGTGTCCAAGAGGGTTAATCTAAGATATCTGTGTGCTGTGATTTCGATTGACTGAAATTCCATTTATTCTCTATGCATGCGATAAAGAACTTTTGGAATACTTTGTAGAATCTGTTCATAAATCAGTTTAAACAGAATGTTCCGCATCATTACTATCTGTTAGGTACACTAGTTTAGTGTGGGCAGTAGCCGAAGTAATGATGAATTCGTTTCCAAAGTAAGAAACCGTAGCTAGTCACAAAACTGCATGATAAACACGACAAACGGTTGTTATAACTCAATCTCTGTTGgagattttgccgaaaatcgTACTTTCGAGCTTTTCAAACCGCTTTTTTGAAGTCTTATCTGGCCAAAAATAACCTAAACTGTCCCAAACATTGTTTATGAGTGCATTCGTTGAAGACAAATGTACAGCAAGCCAATATAAATTAATTCGGCGTCGAGACTCGGCTGTCATGTCTGATCGACGAAGTAgacaatgatgacaagaaaactcgccaATGCGTGATGCCTCAAGCCCAGGCGGGCCTCAAGAGAAGCCGAGGAAATGAAAGGAGACCAAagggaaggaactttatttgagtgtctagtcgttctagcactggagcactaattggggacattataaactgaaattaacaattaacgcaaatcaaatcaaatgttggtttttgaggagatgggaGCCCGGAGTACCCGGAGCAAGCTTCTTGATGCAGAGTAGagaccaataaactcaacccacatatgactcGGAACCtcacccgggccacattgatgggaggcgagtgctctcaccattgcgccatcTCTGCAGCCCCAAAATGAAGAGCACCGTAAAGCTAAGAGAAATACTGTTTCGCGAATGCCAAGACTCAACAGGCCGTTCTTCGCAAACTTCAACTTTTATTTAACTGATGTCGCTCGTCTTCAACCTTTCTTCTCACACAGCTCAACTATCTGACAACGAACAGAaccttttgcaaaaaaaaacatcctaACACAATGAATCATTTTAGAACAAGATGCCGACCGGAAAACGCGGCATAAACATACTTTTACCGATGTATGAACACCTAATCAACTTGTCAGTCGGTTCTGACGATAAACCACTAATTTCcgatttaaatacaatttaaggaaTCACAAATTGTTAAAGAAAACTACCGTCACACAATATAACTCAACTTTCTCAACACACTCCCCTGTTTGTTCTTGAAAAGGACAAACACATTcgtgcaaagtttttttttttttttttaaacttcttgTTCCTGCTGAATGACATCGTGTACACGTATCCCGGCAGCAACTGCAGCGTCACTCCTTGGTTTGAAAACGCCTGCTTGAGGATTTAGTGCGGCTCCTGGAACTTGGCGATCTACTCTTCTGTCACAAGACAGTTCAAGGGGGTATAACTGCTGAATGGCTCGTTCAAGATGACCTTTTCCCGATTCCGTCTCGCCCTGTTATGCATTCTTCCACAATACCGAGTTTCCACTTGTTCCTATCTCTATTTTCATCCTTCATTATAACAACATCACCCCTTTGAACTCTGCCATGAGGTTGCTTGTGCTGAAGGCTATGCCGCTCCCGCAATCCACGAAGGTACCCATCGTTTCCACATGGCATCCTTGCATTTACGCAGATGTTTCTCGCGTTTCCTGAGTTGCTGATTTTCTTCATGGTGCGGCTGCCGTTCCGGTAGCACGTTTGGTCTGATGCACATCAATGAATTTGGTGTCAATATGGGTAGCTGCAAATTTTCTTCTACGTAAGACAATGGGCGGCCATTCAGGGCTACTTCTACGTCCAATATAACTTCTTTCAGCTCATTGAAGTCAAGGCTGGCATTGCCAATAGTTTTCCTCATAGCTGCTTTCACGAGGCCAACCATGCGTTCAAACTGGCCTCCCCACCAGGGCGCTCTGCTTAGATTAAACTTCCATACAATCTGGTGATGGGCAAGGAAGTCGTTCAGCTTTTCGTCTTCCTTCACTTGACGAATCCAAGCTGCTGCTCCGATAAAGGTGCTCCCATTGTCGGAGTATACCGTGCTCGGTCTACCACGTCTGGCTATCAGGCCTTTCAAACTTAGGAGGAACTCAGCAGTTTCCAAGCTCCTTGCGAGGTCAAGGTGTAACGCTCTTGTTAGACTGCATGCAAACAGGATTATATATGCCTTGCTTTCTCGCTTGGTTGAAGTCTTGAACTTTATGGGACCGGCGAAGTCTACGCCTACAACTTCGAAAGGGTACGATCCTTCAGTTCGATCCTGTGATAATAATCCAGGGGGTGGTGCAGCTAGGGCTACTGCCTGAAATCGCTTGCATCCTGGACACTTCTTGACAACGCGCTTCACTAGGCGTCTTAAGCGTGGGATCCAGTGTTGCTCTCGTACCTTCGTCATCGTTAAACCCACACCACCATGTAACGTAGCTTCATGGGCCTCCTGAACAAACTTTTCACTGAACATACTCGTATCTGGGATGTAAACTGGATAGACACCTTGAATCCGCCCTCTACATTCCAATAGCTGTTGGTCATTCTGTTGCAAATTCAGTTGAAGACAATCTAGTTGAAAATGCTTCGACTCCATCCCTTCTTGCTGCGCTCTTCTTTCCCAGAATCTTCTCTGCTCTCTGAGTTCTCCTGTCGTAAGGGGGCCAGTTTTCCTTTGCTTGTTCGAACTTCTAGTGTTGTGTAAGAATCTGGCAATCCAAGCGGTAATTCGCAGCACTCGCCATAGGCTGAACTTTTCAAGTATGCTGTCCAAGACGTCCACTTTCTCTTTAGATGCAAGCTCGAATATATCCTTTATGGTCTTTGCTTCATTCAGGGACTCAGGAGTTGCAGTTGTGGCAACATCTGCCGGCCAAGCACCCGGATTGGACAGCCATTCGGGCCCATACCACCAAAGGCTATTTTCCTGGTTTACATGACCTCCTCGACTACCTAGGTCTGCTGGGTTTTCCTTGGTAGGTACATATCTCCACTTTATCCATTCCTTCTTCCGTATCTTCTGTACTCGGTTGTTAACGAATTGTCTATACTCCCCGTTTCCTCTAATCCAACGGAGAGCGACAGTACTATCGGACCAGCAATAAACTTGAACAAGTGGGTAGCCATCGAGTGCCTCTTTAATATTTGTGGCCAAATTTGCAGCCATGTGAGCAGCCACGAGCTCCAGGCGTGGTACTGTCAGTCCCTGTTTTGCTAAACGCGCTTTGGCCGCCACGATACCTTGAGTGACTCCGGAAGGCTGTGATACAACGGTGAAAGCTGCAGCCGCTACGCCAACCCCACTTGCATCGCCGAAGACATGCAAGGAAACGCTGTCAATTGGTTCCTTGTACTTAGCTAAGGACCTCGGGATCGTGATCGATTCTGGCTGCGAAAACTCCCAACTTGCCCAcctttttttcaaggtttgGAGGTAGCTGCTCGTCCCATCCAACCTTGAAATTGCACGCATCTCGATAAAGTAACTTTCCACTGAGTGTTACGGGGGACGCCACTCCTAGTGGATCGTATACTCTTGCTATCTTGCTGGTGAGAATTCCTCTTTTTGTTGCGACAGCTTTCTCTGTAGGTACGGCAACGCTGATGGTGTCTCTCTGCTTGTCCCATTCCAATCCTAAAATCATACTTGTTCTTCTTCCTTGGCACAGCTGCTGTTTGGCAAACGTTTGGTCTTCTATGCAAGATTCGACGTCTCCAGTCTCCAATTCCGGTACATTCGAATGCCACTTGTGCAGCTCAAAGGAAGCGTCGGCAAATATCTCTATGGCGGCTTCCTTCATTTCTTTGGCTTTAGCAATTGTAGTTCCTCCCCCGATCCAATCATCTACGTAAAGATCTTTCTTGATTTCTTACACAACCTCGGGATTCTTGATGCTCCAGCTGTCTAAATGCTGATCAATCACTCCCGCCAATAGGAAGGGTGAGGACGTTAACCCGAAAAGTGCTCTTGTAAAGCGCAGTGTCTCTATCTCTCTCGTTCCTATAACTTTCACCCAGTGGAACCTTAGTGCGTCTCTATCCTCAGCTCTAATTCTTACTTGCAGAAAGGCCTTCTTGATGTCTCCTGTTACAGCAACTGGGTTGAAACGTCCACGGATTAACACACTCCAGAGTTTTTTTTCTGCAAGGGAGGGCCAGAGTTCAGACATTCGTTCAAGGATGGTGCACCGTTCCAGGCTCTGGCCGAAGCATCGTAAACAACTCTCAGCTTGGTACTTTCAGCTGATTCGCGTATAACTCCCTTATGGGGTATGTAAAATTCTCTTCCATGGATTAAGTCGGGGGCGTGTTCGACTACTCCAGTTTCCAACTGCTCCTGAATGATTTCATGGTAATCACTGATGGAATTCGATGAATCTAGCTTCCTTAAAAGGCTCCCAAGTCTGCGAAGGCTTCCTCCTTTGTTACTTGGCAGAGAAGGGTGATTTCCTATCCACGGAAGCCCGGTTTCGTACCATCCTTCCTTGCTCCGCCACAATTGCTCCTTAAATTCCTCATAGACTACACCCTGGTCTCCTGTCGGTAAATCTTCAAGCCCGAGAACATCTAATCTAGAAAGTTCTTCGTAGTCTGCGCTAGATGTTTGAGTGAGGAGCATATTGGTGGTGTCTAACTTATGACCAGGTGAAGTAATGGTCCAGCGCAacttcgtgtaacttgcgactGGATCCCATTCCCTACCAACGCGTTGTGGCTCTGAGGTGCTGATTCTAGGGCACTCACTATTTCCAGGGATAAGATGCACTGGTAGACGGCGTTTGTGATCGGTGTCATCCATGATGACTCCTTTAAGGTGTGGATGTTTCTCTAAAAGACTTTTGTAACGGGGGTTTTCGACCGTCATCAGCTGCGGTTTGTCAACTTTCGTCACGTCTGCTTCCATTTCAAAGTCACCTGTTGCTGACTTAATGTTGATCCGATAAACTTCCATGACACGCTTGACTGTGCCTAACATCATCTCAACCTTTCGAACACCGGAATGGTGAGGTTTCGCAATTTTTGTGAGTAAGACCGCCGACGCGTAGGAACTTCCGGCCCCTGAGTCTAATAATGCACGACACCGGATCCCTGCAACCTCCACTACGACAATAGGAAAAACTACTGGCCCTTCACCTACTTGCGCGGCCGTCATAGAAGCCTCAACAGTTTCTCTATCACAGATGGAAGAGTGATGGCGCCCCTTACAATTCAAACACGTTCTTCTGCTCTTGCACTCCGACGCTCGGTGATCGGGTTTGGTGCAATTAAAACATAAGCGCTTCTGGATAAGGATCTTTCTCCTTTGAGTTGGATCAGTGAACTTGTTGCACTCAAACGACTTGTGGTCAGCGTTTTCGCAATAAACACACCCAAGGGAACGCCCGTTCTCTTGTCGCTCGTGGTAGAATGAGTCACGCGTGGTTCTTCTCGGAAGATGACTTTCCTGGCTCTTGTCAATCGACTTGACGGAAACTGGATTTCTTTCGGTCCACTTCCGAAGGGCGGTCACGAATTTTGGAAAATCCCAATCTTGCCAATCATCGTCTGTTCGCACTAAATCGCC is a window of Montipora foliosa isolate CH-2021 chromosome 5, ASM3666993v2, whole genome shotgun sequence DNA encoding:
- the LOC138004175 gene encoding uncharacterized protein; the protein is MEDISKGIQGKVKLLQFTLGKSQEIQNTGSALLITRHRDSLDTIVQSIEQLKLQVVEEMFNNDKSEEEISTWTATIEGRVSQGDAMITKLTKCVNDLKAEEELRVKEAENVVKNKEREELLRFERAQLEQKLEFEKKIEESKKNQAPAKLAEAKGSETRHTKLPKLTIAKFNGSHTDWLRFWNIFEAEVDKCSDLAGVTKFAYLTDLLEPKIRASIDGLPFSSEGYERAKSILKNNYGRTSEIVNAYVQNIMALPSVSGSNPVKIHQFYDKLLFNVQALETLGRLQDVNGYVRMSLDKLETIRGDLVRTDDDWQDWDFPKFVTALRKWTERNPVSVKSIDKSQESHLPRRTTRDSFYHERQENGRSLGCVYCENADHKSFECNKFTDPTQRRKILIQKRLCFNCTKPDHRASECKSRRTCLNCKGRHHSSICDRETVEASMTAAQVGEGPVVFPIVVVEVAGIRCRALLDSGAGSSYASAVLLTKIAKPHHSGVRKVEMMLGTVKRVMEVYRINIKSATGDFEMEADVTKVDKPQLMTVENPRYKSLLEKHPHLKGVIMDDTDHKRRLPVHLIPGNSECPRISTSEPQRVGREWDPVASYTKLRWTITSPGHKLDTTNMLLTQTSSADYEELSRLDVLGLEDLPTGDQGVVYEEFKEQLWRSKEGWYETGLPWIGNHPSLPSNKGGSLRRLGSLLRKLDSSNSISDYHEIIQEQLETGVVEHAPDLIHGREFYIPHKGVIRESAESTKLRVVYDASARAWNGAPSLNECLNSGPPLQKKNSGVC